From one Eucalyptus grandis isolate ANBG69807.140 chromosome 9, ASM1654582v1, whole genome shotgun sequence genomic stretch:
- the LOC104418129 gene encoding NAC domain-containing protein 82, which translates to MAMGSLGPGFRFHPNDDELVLYYLKKKVLGKRFLNEAIAEVDIYNFPPWALPGHARLSRDLKWYFFCPRERKYATGARTNRSTDYGFWKTTGNDRPVIYNGKTVGKIRSLIFHRTKTERTDWVMHEYRLEDEDLKTKGVAQDTFVICEIFEKDGRGPRNGAQYGAPFNEEEWDDDEEVDVPSASGFTGEFILPDMQQHSERYCVGSTSNACPAGPSQMAPSVVNVPPPAPANDVTMADFRIYDEYLHSNGIFGDDIPATSCENDRVEVCISSLLFMTILLIIIALLC; encoded by the exons ATGGCGATGGGATCTCTTGGCCCGGGTTTCCGTTTTCACCCTAATGATGATGAGCTGGTCCTTTATTATCTCAAGAAGAAAGTGCTGGGAAAGAGATTTCTTAATGAAGCAATTGCGGAGGttgatatatataattttcctCCTTGGGCTCTTCCAG GTCATGCTCGTTTGAGTAGAGATCTGAAGTGGTATTTCTTCTGTCCCCGTGAGAGGAAATATGCAACTGGCGCTAGAACAAATCGATCAACTGATTATGGGTTCTGGAAAACTACTGGAAATGATAGGCCTGTAATTTACAACGGCAAAACTGTGGGAAAGATAAGAAGCTTAATTTTTCATCGTACTAAGACAGAGCGAACGGATTGGGTGATGCATGAGTATAGGCTTGAGGATGAGGATTTGAAGACGAAAGGGGTGGCTCAG GACACATTTGTAATTTGCGAGATCTTTGAGAAAGATGGTCGTGGTCCAAGAAATGGTGCCCAGTATGGAGCACCCTTCAATGAAGAAGAATGGGATGACGACGAAGAAGTTGATGTCCCCTCTGCTAGCGGTTTCACTGGAGAATTTATTTTACCTGATATGCAGCAGCATTCTGAGCGATATTGTGTAGGGTCCACATCTAATGCATGCCCAGCTGGACCATCTCAGATGGCACCTTCTGTTGTCAATGTGCCTCCACCAGCTCCTGCCAATGACGTCACAATGGCGGATTTCAGAATCTATGATGAATATCTTCATTCAAATGGGATCTTTGGTGATGATATCCCAGCAACGTCCTGTGAGAATGACAGAGTTGAGGTTTGTATCAGTTCTTTACTCTTCATGACTATCCTACTGATAATAATTGCTTTATTGTGCTAA